From one Mya arenaria isolate MELC-2E11 chromosome 4, ASM2691426v1 genomic stretch:
- the LOC128231387 gene encoding sialate O-acetylesterase-like isoform X1, translating into MGFSLICPIGEANTGKAHLYACQFRAMIEDWRAKFHAKSHSQTSNQFPFGFVQLAPWRDQTAELGFSEIRWAQTFGFGFVPNPSLSSVFMAVAMDLPDFASPYGAIHPRFKEDVASRLALAARAVAYGDSSINFQGPFPSRLSISGHTLTIEYDSGNSAIDVRANTGFELCCGNTVNHWCTTTAEWNTVPITAHDQTTVSMDTQVCSGQTHVVAWVRYAWRESPCAFMQCAVYGKDNGLPAPAFLRQGPFQ; encoded by the exons ATGGGTTTTAGCTTAATATGTCCAATAGGTGAAGCGAACACTGGTAAGGCGCATCTATACGCATGTCAGTTCCGAGCAATGATCGAGGATTGGCGGGCAAAGTTCCACGCAAAGTCCCACTCGCAGACAAGCAATCAATTTCCATTCGGGTTCGTGCAG CTAGCACCGTGGCGCGACCAAACAGCTGAACTCGGCTTTTCGGAGATCCGTTGGGCACAGACGTTCGGCTTCGGTTTCGTTCCTAATCCAAGTCTTTCTTCCGTGTTTATGGCCGTCGCCATGGACCTGCCCGACTTTGCGTCGCCATATGGAGC GATCCACCCGCGATTCAAGGAGGATGTGGCATCTCGTCTGGCGTTGGCGGCGAGGGCCGTGGCATACGGGGACTCAAGTATCAACTTCcag GGCCCGTTCCCGTCCCGACTGTCCATTTCCGGTCACACCCTGACCATCGAGTATGACAGCGGAAACAGCGCCATTGACGTGCGGGCAAACACGGGGTTTGAG TTATGCTGCGGAAACACAGTCAATCACTGGTGCACCACGACCGCTGAATGGAACACAGTCCCGATAACTGCGCATGATCAGACTACCGTTTCCATGGATACGCAAGTGTGCAGCGGACAGACGCATGTG GTTGCATGGGTGAGATACGCCTGGCGCGAGAGCCCGTGCGCCTTCATGCAGTGTGCGGTGTACGGGAAAGATAACGGCCTGCCAGCGCCAGCATTTCTTCGACAGGGACCATTTCAATAA
- the LOC128231387 gene encoding sialate O-acetylesterase-like isoform X2 — protein MIEDWRAKFHAKSHSQTSNQFPFGFVQLAPWRDQTAELGFSEIRWAQTFGFGFVPNPSLSSVFMAVAMDLPDFASPYGAIHPRFKEDVASRLALAARAVAYGDSSINFQGPFPSRLSISGHTLTIEYDSGNSAIDVRANTGFELCCGNTVNHWCTTTAEWNTVPITAHDQTTVSMDTQVCSGQTHVVAWVRYAWRESPCAFMQCAVYGKDNGLPAPAFLRQGPFQ, from the exons ATGATCGAGGATTGGCGGGCAAAGTTCCACGCAAAGTCCCACTCGCAGACAAGCAATCAATTTCCATTCGGGTTCGTGCAG CTAGCACCGTGGCGCGACCAAACAGCTGAACTCGGCTTTTCGGAGATCCGTTGGGCACAGACGTTCGGCTTCGGTTTCGTTCCTAATCCAAGTCTTTCTTCCGTGTTTATGGCCGTCGCCATGGACCTGCCCGACTTTGCGTCGCCATATGGAGC GATCCACCCGCGATTCAAGGAGGATGTGGCATCTCGTCTGGCGTTGGCGGCGAGGGCCGTGGCATACGGGGACTCAAGTATCAACTTCcag GGCCCGTTCCCGTCCCGACTGTCCATTTCCGGTCACACCCTGACCATCGAGTATGACAGCGGAAACAGCGCCATTGACGTGCGGGCAAACACGGGGTTTGAG TTATGCTGCGGAAACACAGTCAATCACTGGTGCACCACGACCGCTGAATGGAACACAGTCCCGATAACTGCGCATGATCAGACTACCGTTTCCATGGATACGCAAGTGTGCAGCGGACAGACGCATGTG GTTGCATGGGTGAGATACGCCTGGCGCGAGAGCCCGTGCGCCTTCATGCAGTGTGCGGTGTACGGGAAAGATAACGGCCTGCCAGCGCCAGCATTTCTTCGACAGGGACCATTTCAATAA